The genome window CGGAGTTTTGGTATCATCTAAAACATTTAATAACGTAACACCTTTTGGGTGTGGAGAATAAACCAATTCGAGATTGCGAATCGTAAATGGATCCATCCAAACAAAACTATCTTGATTAAGACGCTGAATAGATGTTAAGTGCTGAATTTCGAAATGATGCGTATCGTCCAAGTAAGCTAAAATAGCACCAGCAGAAATAATTCCATCTTTTAAATCCTCGATTCCAAAACCTTTAAGATTCTTAGTTTTGAAAAGATTGGTTAATTTATCAATTGCAAAATCATATTGAAAAGCCCAATCATCCAACAAAAATTTACTTTTGACATCAGAAAAATTATATTTGACACGTTTCTGGTAAATCACTTCACTTGGACGAAACGATTGAATAATTTTTGCCACTTGATCTTCTTGTCCTTCAGAAACTAAAAATTCTCCAGTCGAAACATCTAACAAAGCTATTCCAAAAGCTTTATCACCTTGATGAACAGCCATCAAAAAGTTATTCGATTTTGACGACAAAACCTCATCTTGCAATGCAACACCAGGCGTAACCAATTCTGTAACACCTCGTTTTACGATACCTTTTACCATCTTTGGATCTTCGAGCTGATCGCAAATTGCAACACGCAAACCAGCTTTCACCAATTTTGGCAAATAAGTATTCAAACTATGATGAGGAAAACCTGCCAAAGCACTATTATCAGAGCCGTTGGCGCGTTTCGTTAAAACTATATCTAAAATGCGAGAAGCTCGCACAGCATCTTCTCCAAATGTTTCGTAAAAATCTCCCACACGGAACAACAACATCGCATCAGGATATTTCGCCTTAATCGTGTTATATTGTTTCATTAGAGGAGTTTCCTTATTCTTTACTACTTTTGTCAAATTATTATAAATTTTGAACAGCTAAGTTAGTTAAAAACGAAGTGATGAGAAAACTAAAATTAGACGAATTAGGTCGCGTTTCTGCGGAAGAATATAAAGCTATTGAAAAACATCCGATTGTTGTGGTGTTGGATAATGTAAGAAGTATGCACAATGTTGGTGCGGTTTTTAGAACTTCGGATGCATTTTTAATTGATAAAATTTATTTGTGTGGAATTACAGCAACTCCGCCACATAAAGAAATTCATAAAACGGCAATTGGTGCAGAAAATTCTGTTGATTGGGAATATGTAAAAGATTCGAATGAATTGGTTACAAAACTAAAAGAAGATGGTTACCAAATTGTAACGATTGAACAAACAGAAGGTTCTGTTTTGTTGAATGAATTTGAAGTTGACCAATCTCAGAAATATGCAATTGTGATGGGAAATGAGGTTGATGGTGTACAACAATCAATCATTGATCAATGTGATACGTGTATCGAAATTCCACAATCTGGAACAAAACACTCTTTAAATGTTTCTGTTTGTACAGGTATTATTTTGTGGAAATGGTATGAAGGATTTATGAAATAGCGGTAAGCAAAATAAAAAAGACTCAAATCATATGATTTGAGTCTTTTTTATTGGTTAAAAATTCACTGAAACATTAATCCATTCTGGATCAAAATCAGCATTGTATTTTTTGTAGAAATTAATTGCAGGCTCATTCCAATCCAACACTTGCCAAACCATTCCGTGGTAATTATTTGCTTTTCCGTAAACAATTAATTCATCTAACAATAATTTTCCAATTCCAGAACCGCGCATTTTTTCGGTTACAATTAAATCTTCCAAATATAATCTTCGTCCTTTCCAAGTTGAATAACGGTCGTAATGCAACGCAATTCCTTCTACATTTCCGTCCACTTCTGCGACCAAAGAGCCCCAAACTGGTTTATCTCCAAAACCACATTCTTCCATTTCTTCTAAGGTTACCGTTACTTCTTCTGGCGCTTTTTCGTATAAAGCTAATTCGTGAATTAACTCTAAAATTCGAGGGCAATCTTCTTTTCTTGCTTCTCGTATTGTTACATTTTTCATTATTGTGTGATGTTATTTAGTTATTCGTTATTCGAAATTAGAAGTTCGTTTTACGAAACTTGAAATTAGTTATTTAAAATATAACAAAATTCCCACCTCGTATTTCTAATTTCGTAACTAGATCGTCATTCCAATTTCAATTCCTTTGATACGGCGATACAATTCTGTTGCGTAATTATCAGTCATTCCCGAAACATAATCCAAAATTCCCATAACTTTTTGATACTTTGTTCCTTTTTCATACAAAAACTGAGCAGGAACTAAACGCAACGCTTTTTTCTCAAACGTTTTGCGTTCTTTTTCATCTTTCAAAATTGGTGGAATAAATTGCGAAAGTAATTCAGACATTACATTATAACCTGCATTTTCTATTTCGAGAACAGAACGATGGTTGTAAATGTTTTCAATAGAGAAACGTTGAATTTCGTCCAAAACTCGTTTCGTTACTTGTTCCGTTTCATTTTTAATGACATCTAATAGCGCCGTTTTAAATTCACCTTTTACAATCTGATCAAAATTATTTTGGTAAACTTCAACCGATTTTTGCGTCAATAAATTAATTGATTTGGCACGTAAATACGCTATTCGATCATTTTTATCTGAAATAGATTTTAATGTATTTTTTGTTTTATCAATTTGTGAAGGATCTAAAGATTCTACTAAATTCAAAAATAATTTTCGGCATTTATCATGGTCAATAATTCCTAAACGTTGCGAATCTTCAACGTCTATAATCGAATAACAAATATCGTCAGCCGCTTCTACCAACCATACAAACGGATGTCGCTTGTAAATAATTGGCGAATCTTGTTCCAAAATCATATTCGTTTTTTCAGCAATTGTTCGGAACGCATCTTTTTGTGCCTGAAAAAATCCAAACTTCTTTCGATGCAATTGACTTTTATCTTTTGCAACCGATTCGCACGGATATTTTGCTATCGCAGCCAACGTAGAATATGTCAAACGCAAACCTCCTTCCGATTTTCCATTTTGTTGTTGTGTTAAAATTCGGATTGCATTCGCATTTCCTTCAAAATTGATTAAATCAGCCCATTCGGCTTCAGTAAAATATTGTTTCAAATCTGTTTCGTGACGATCAAAATAAGAGGCAATTGCATCTTCGCCCGAATGTCCAAAAGCTGGATTTCCAATATCGTGACACAAACACGCCGCCGAAATCACATCGTGAATGCTATATTTATAAAATTCTTGCGACTCTTTTGTTAATTTATAATTTTCGGAAATAAACTTTCCAACCAAATTTCCCATCGAACGCCCAACAGACGAAACTTCCAACGAATGCGTCAATCGATTATGAACAAAAACACTTCCTGGCAAAGGAAAAACTTGCGTTTTGTTCTGTAAACGACGAAAGGCAGACGAAAAAATAATACGATCATAATCGCGCTGATATTCTGATCTCGCATCCGACGTATCGTTTGTATTACTGCGTTGATTGGTGTAAATATGATTTAGAAGTTCCATAAACTGATTTAGAAAACGAATTTAACGAATAATGTTCAGTCCTAAAAAAATCCGAACGGTTTCGTTCGGATTTTTGGTTTTATTTAATATAATAGTATAATACTTCAGAATCAAAAATACTTTTTTTAAGTCTTATATTTTCAACTTCATTATTCGGTATCTCAATATCTCCTAACGAAGTTTTTTGAAAATAATAATAAATCTTACCATTATTAGCTTCTAATTTTATTATCGGATCATTGTGATCATAATATTTACTCGCATTCTTAATTGGATAATTTATTGCCAAAGCTTTATCTACATTAATATAAAAGTCCTTGAAAAATATAATCGAGACAGAATAAATAAAACAAAAACATAATATAAAAATTAAAAACCTAAATGCAATAGGTATCTTTCTATAGACAAATGCTAAAACAATACTTGTTAATATAGAAAAAAACACAATTATACTAGAACTAAAACTACTATTACCATACAATGGATACTTTAAATTAAAATATAATTTCCCGAAATAAAAAAAGATATTTAAGAACGCTATAATTACAACTAAAAGAATAAGTATTTTTTTATTCATATAAAAACTATTACCAACTACCAGAAGCGCCACCGCCTCCGAAGCTTCCGCCTCCGAAGCCACCAAAGCCGCCACCTCCACCAGATGATCCACCCCAAGAACTTCCTCCTGAGCCGAAACCTCCGCCACCGAAAACAGAACTTCCTGTGTTCATGATGATAATATCGTCTAACAAGCTTCTTCGTCTACCTCCATTTCCGCCATTATTACCTCCTCTACCTTTCGAAATAATAATGAAGATAAAAATGAAAAATCCTATGGCAAAAATCAATGCAAACCAATCCATTTCTGGTTCTTGAGATTTAGGTTTGTCTTGTTTGTATTTCCCTGCAAAAGCTTGAAAAATAGAATTGACTCCAGCATTTATTCCGCCAGCGTAATCGCCTTGTTTGAAATACGGAATAATAACATTGTCAATAATAGATTTGTTGACACTTGGTGGTAGATAAATCTGAGCCGAATAACCTGTTCTAATCGTAATCTTACGATCTTGTTCACTCAAAACAATTACCACTCCATTATCTTTTCCTTGTGTACCAACTTTCCATTTTTCACCAATATCATTTGCAAACATTTCTAACGGATAACCATCCAAAGATTCAACTGTTAACACCAAAATTTGCGTAGAAGTTGAATCATCATAGGCTACCAATTTTCGTTCTAATTCATCCAATTGCATTGCATCAAAAACATGTGCATAATCTTGCACAAGCTTTTTAGGCGGATGTTTCATATTAACCAATTCATCAGGTGTTTGCCCAAAAACAGTTAAAATGGAAAGAAAAAAAGTTAGAAAAAAGTATTTAACTGTAGCTAATTTCATCTGGTAATTCGTTTGTATCATCCTCTTGATGAGGAAAATATTTCTTAAGTGCTTTGCCGGTTTTCTTAATTCCTTTGCAAAGCCCTTTTACATAATGTTCTTTTTTGAAATGCTTGACAACATCTGCTTTTATATCGTCCCAAAAATCGTCTGGCGTTACATTGTCAATTCCTTCGTCTCCAACAATTGTAAAATTGTGATCAGTTGGCGAAACATGAAACAATACACCATTTCTATCTTTGGTTTTATGCATTTCCAATTGCTCGAAAACTTCTAAAGCTTTGTCAAAATGATTGAGAGAAGATTCGAATTCAATATGAATTCGAATTTCCCCACTTGTATTTTTCTCGGCTTTCTGAATAGCTTCGATTATTTTTTTTTCATCTTTTGAAGAAAGAAATTTATGTTTCTTTTTTCCCATAATGATTAGAATTCTACTTTAGGAGCATTTTCAGATCCTGCAGCAGCTTTGAAATAACCTTTTTTCGTAGCACCTGTAAAACCAGCGATTAAGCTGTTAGGGAAAGTTACAATCATGTTGTTAAATTTCTCTGCAGCATCGTTGTATTTTTTTCTTTCAAATAAAACTTCTTGTTCGATAGAAGATAATTCTGCTTGTAAAGAAGTAAAATTTTGATTGAATTTAATATCTGGATATTTTTCAACAGAAACCAATAAACGGCTTAATGTAGATCCTAATTGATCTTGCGCTTGTTGAAATTTCGCAATATTTGCATCTGTTAATTGACTTGGATCATCAATTTTAATTTGATTAGAAGTCGCTTTTGCACGTGCATCAATTACAGCTGTTAACGTTTCTTTTTCCATATTCGCTGCACCTTTAACCGTGTTCACTAAATTTGGAACTAAATCTGAACGTTTTTGATATGTATTTTCTACATTCGACCATTGTTTTTGCACACCTTGGTCTGTTGTTTTGATCGTATTCGAAACTCCAATTCCCCAGAAAACGATTCCTGCAAGAAGTAAAAGAATCACTCCACCAATAAGACATCCTTTGTTTTTCATAGTATTTTTAATTTATTATTACGTAAAAATAGTATTTTTTCAACAATATTTTATCAAAAATAAAGCCGAGCTTATTTCGAAACTCGGCTTTAATATTTTATGGATTTTAAACGTTTAATTTAATAATGTTTTTGCCCAACTTTCTTCGATTGGTAACAACCAATTATTTTTAAAATCATTCAAAGAAGAAATTCCATTATTGAAAACTTTTACATTTTTGATTTCTCCTTCTTTTACTTTTTGTTTGAATGTTGGTAATTTTTCAATAAAAACTTCTTTCTCATTTTCATACGAAACTAACATTCTATTCAATAAATCAAACGAATAATCTGCATCAATTTCACGTACGATTTTCGTTAATTTATCGATAGAACAACCACTTGCTGTTGCTTGATTTTCGTCTACACCAACTACAATAAATTGATCGTAAGGTAAATCAAAATCAGCTAAAAGTTCAGCACCATGCGCATTCCAATCTGCTATAAAAGTATTTAGTTTAGCTGTAATAGCTTGCTTTTCTTCTGTTGAGAATTTACGATTGGCTTGAAAAATCCAAATTCTTGAATCGTCTGCTAAATTCATTTTCTCTTTATTTAAAATTTGTGTTTCAAAGATACGGAAATTTTGAGTAGTGAGTAATGAGTTGTATGTTTTGAGTTAAAATGAAAAAGCCATCTCAACGAGATGGCTTTTATCAGTATTATTTTTTTAAAAATTCGATTATAAATCTTTCGCTTCCATAATCAACTCAGCTAAGTCTTTTACCATAACCGTTGATTCTTTTTCGAAGTGTTTTACACCGTCAGTCATCATTGTATTACAAAATGGACAACCTGTTGCGATAATGTGTGGCTCTTTCTCTAAAGCCTCTTCTGTACGCTCGATATTGACGTCTTTGTTTCCTTTTTCTGGTTCTTTGAACATCTGCGCTCCACCAGCACCACAACATAATCCACGTGTTTTGCAACGTTTCATTTCGACTAACTCGGCATCTAATTTTTCGATTAATTCGCGAGGCGCTTCATACACATCGTTACCGCGTCCTAAATAACAAGGATCGTGGAAAGTGATTCGTCTTCCTTTGAACGTTTCAGAGCCTTCTAATTTCAATTTACCTTCGTTGATTAACTGTTGTAAATATTGAGAATGATGCAAAACTTCATACTCTCCACCTAAACTCGGGTATTCATTTTTTAAGGTATTGAAACAATGTGGACAAGTTGTAACTATTTTTTTCACTTCGTAAGCATTCAGAACTTCGATGTTCATCATGGCTTGCATTTGGAAAACAAATTCGTTTCCGGCACGTTTCGCAGGATCACCTGTACACGATTCTTCTGTTCCTAAAACGGCGAATTCTACGCCAATATTATTTAAAATCTTAACGAATGCACGTGTTATTTTTTTAGCTCTATCATCAAAACTTCCAGCACATCCAACCCAAAACAAAACTTCTGGTTGTTTGCCTTCGGCCATATATTGAGCCATTGTTTTAACTGTAATATTTGACATATTTTTTTGTAGTCTTTGTGTTATTTGAATGGATTTGGTTTAATGTTTTCCATCATCAAAAACTTGAATCGAAACATTTTTTTCTACCAAATCTGTAAATTTACCATTGTATCGTGTCGCTTTTACTAAATGGTTGTCTACCCAATGATAATTTCCTCCACGAGGTTTTCCCATTAAAAGTCCATGATATTTGAAACCATGTTTTTTCAACCAAATTTCTGTGTACTCACGATGTTCTTCTGTACGTGATGTAAAAAATGTGATAATATGTCCTTCGTCGTACCATTTGTTTAACGTTTCTAAAGCATCAGGATATAACTCCGCTGTTAGCATACGTTCTGGTTCTTCGTTAGGAATATCATCGCAAATTGTTCCATCAATGTCAATTAAATAATTCTTAACATTTTCTGGTAAAATAGGACTTACTCTTTCTCCGTTTTCAATTTTTTCCTCTAAGAAATTTTCCATGTGTGTTGTGTTTGTGTGTTATGTATAAAAATTAATAGTTCTTTGAGAATGAGTAATTGTATTTTACAATTTTAATCGTTTGCCCAATTCAATCTATCTGCTGTGTTAAATTGCCAAGGTGCTCCATTGTTTTCGATGTTTGTCATCATCATGTTCAACTCATTTGGCGCAGCAGATTGTTCCATTACCAAATAACGACGTAAATCAACAATAATTGATAATGGATCGATATTTACTGGACAAGCTTGTGTACAAGCATTACATGTGTTACAAGCCCACAATTCCTCTGGTGTAATATAATCATTTAAAAGCGTTTTACCATCATCTACAAAACTTCCGTTTGTATCGATGTTTTTACTTACTTCTTCTAAACGATCACGAGTATCCATCATAATTTTACGAGGAGATAATTTTTTTCCTGTTGTATTAGCTGGACATTCAGATGTACAACGTCCACACTCCGTACATGTGTAGGCATTAAGTAATTGTACTCTATTTAAATCAAAAATATCTTTTGCTCCAAATGTTTCTGGCTCTCCCTGTGGTTCGGCAGGTACTGCGTAAGGATCTGCATTTGGATCCATCATCATTTTTACCTCATCTGTTACAGATTGTAAATTATTGAATTCTCCTTTTGGTTCTAACTTAGAAAACCATGTGTTTGGAAAAGCCAAAATGATGTGTAAATGTTTTGAATAATATAAATAATTTAAGAAAAAGAAAATTCCAATAATGTGAAACCACCAAGCTGCTCTTTCTATAATTGTAATAAATGTAATGTCATTAAATTGACTAATAATTGGCGCTGTTAACCAAGATGAAATTGGAAAAGATCCTGTTTCGATATAATGAGTTGCACCCATTTTTTGTAACACTTGATCTGCACCGTTCATTGTAAACAAAGCCAACATAAATGCAACCTCCATAATTAGGATATAATTAGCATCGTCTTTTGCCCAGCCTTTCATTTCTGGTTTCCAGAAACGCCCAACTTTCACAAAGTTTCTTCTACAGAAGAAAATGATACACGAAACCATCACCAAAAAGGCTAAAATTTCGAAAAATCCAATCATTCCGTTATAGAAACCTCCTAAGAAACTTAGAATACGGTGTGTTCCGAATACACCATCGATGATAATTTCTAATACTTCGATATTGATTAAAACAAATCCTACATAAACAAAGATATGTAGAATACCAGCAAGAGGACGAACAGTCATTTTACCTTGTCCTAAAGCTACACGAGCCATCGTTTTCCACCTTTCCGCAGGATGATCGAAACGATCGATTTCTTTTCCTAATTTGATGTTACGTATAAGCTTCTTTACGTTTTGTGCAAAGAACCAAATACTTCCTATCATAATTAGAAGAAAGATTACATTTGGAATGTACTTCATCATTTTTTATTAGTCTTTTTGTGAGTTTTGAGTATTTAATTTTAGTTTTGATCTTATGGCTGAACTGGTTGCTTTTTACCAAAAACAGAAATATTAACATAACGACTTGGGTTTTTCTTTAAGTCAGTTACCAATTCATTCATATTTTTGATTGTTGCTTCAAGCTCGTTAGCAAGTGTTTCGTCTTTTGCTAATTTTCCTAAAGAACCTTTTCCATTGTTCATATCTTCTAACAATGTATTTAAGTTTTTAGATGCATTTTCGAAATTCTTAATCACTTGATCTAATTCTAACGCATTTAATTTATCCGCAGTTTTTCCAAATTTGTCAACCGTAGCTTTTGCAGAAGCCATTGTAGCACTTGCATTATTAAGCGTAGTGTTCAATGTTTTCTCGTTTGTTTT of Empedobacter falsenii contains these proteins:
- a CDS encoding RNA methyltransferase encodes the protein MRKLKLDELGRVSAEEYKAIEKHPIVVVLDNVRSMHNVGAVFRTSDAFLIDKIYLCGITATPPHKEIHKTAIGAENSVDWEYVKDSNELVTKLKEDGYQIVTIEQTEGSVLLNEFEVDQSQKYAIVMGNEVDGVQQSIIDQCDTCIEIPQSGTKHSLNVSVCTGIILWKWYEGFMK
- a CDS encoding GNAT family N-acetyltransferase — translated: MKNVTIREARKEDCPRILELIHELALYEKAPEEVTVTLEEMEECGFGDKPVWGSLVAEVDGNVEGIALHYDRYSTWKGRRLYLEDLIVTEKMRGSGIGKLLLDELIVYGKANNYHGMVWQVLDWNEPAINFYKKYNADFDPEWINVSVNF
- a CDS encoding deoxyguanosinetriphosphate triphosphohydrolase; translated protein: MELLNHIYTNQRSNTNDTSDARSEYQRDYDRIIFSSAFRRLQNKTQVFPLPGSVFVHNRLTHSLEVSSVGRSMGNLVGKFISENYKLTKESQEFYKYSIHDVISAACLCHDIGNPAFGHSGEDAIASYFDRHETDLKQYFTEAEWADLINFEGNANAIRILTQQQNGKSEGGLRLTYSTLAAIAKYPCESVAKDKSQLHRKKFGFFQAQKDAFRTIAEKTNMILEQDSPIIYKRHPFVWLVEAADDICYSIIDVEDSQRLGIIDHDKCRKLFLNLVESLDPSQIDKTKNTLKSISDKNDRIAYLRAKSINLLTQKSVEVYQNNFDQIVKGEFKTALLDVIKNETEQVTKRVLDEIQRFSIENIYNHRSVLEIENAGYNVMSELLSQFIPPILKDEKERKTFEKKALRLVPAQFLYEKGTKYQKVMGILDYVSGMTDNYATELYRRIKGIEIGMTI
- a CDS encoding TPM domain-containing protein — its product is MKLATVKYFFLTFFLSILTVFGQTPDELVNMKHPPKKLVQDYAHVFDAMQLDELERKLVAYDDSTSTQILVLTVESLDGYPLEMFANDIGEKWKVGTQGKDNGVVIVLSEQDRKITIRTGYSAQIYLPPSVNKSIIDNVIIPYFKQGDYAGGINAGVNSIFQAFAGKYKQDKPKSQEPEMDWFALIFAIGFFIFIFIIISKGRGGNNGGNGGRRRSLLDDIIIMNTGSSVFGGGGFGSGGSSWGGSSGGGGGFGGFGGGSFGGGGASGSW
- a CDS encoding TPM domain-containing protein, which gives rise to MGKKKHKFLSSKDEKKIIEAIQKAEKNTSGEIRIHIEFESSLNHFDKALEVFEQLEMHKTKDRNGVLFHVSPTDHNFTIVGDEGIDNVTPDDFWDDIKADVVKHFKKEHYVKGLCKGIKKTGKALKKYFPHQEDDTNELPDEISYS
- a CDS encoding LemA family protein, producing MKNKGCLIGGVILLLLAGIVFWGIGVSNTIKTTDQGVQKQWSNVENTYQKRSDLVPNLVNTVKGAANMEKETLTAVIDARAKATSNQIKIDDPSQLTDANIAKFQQAQDQLGSTLSRLLVSVEKYPDIKFNQNFTSLQAELSSIEQEVLFERKKYNDAAEKFNNMIVTFPNSLIAGFTGATKKGYFKAAAGSENAPKVEF
- a CDS encoding ABC transporter ATPase, whose amino-acid sequence is MNLADDSRIWIFQANRKFSTEEKQAITAKLNTFIADWNAHGAELLADFDLPYDQFIVVGVDENQATASGCSIDKLTKIVREIDADYSFDLLNRMLVSYENEKEVFIEKLPTFKQKVKEGEIKNVKVFNNGISSLNDFKNNWLLPIEESWAKTLLN
- a CDS encoding (Fe-S)-binding protein, whose translation is MSNITVKTMAQYMAEGKQPEVLFWVGCAGSFDDRAKKITRAFVKILNNIGVEFAVLGTEESCTGDPAKRAGNEFVFQMQAMMNIEVLNAYEVKKIVTTCPHCFNTLKNEYPSLGGEYEVLHHSQYLQQLINEGKLKLEGSETFKGRRITFHDPCYLGRGNDVYEAPRELIEKLDAELVEMKRCKTRGLCCGAGGAQMFKEPEKGNKDVNIERTEEALEKEPHIIATGCPFCNTMMTDGVKHFEKESTVMVKDLAELIMEAKDL
- a CDS encoding LNS2 domain-containing protein encodes the protein MENFLEEKIENGERVSPILPENVKNYLIDIDGTICDDIPNEEPERMLTAELYPDALETLNKWYDEGHIITFFTSRTEEHREYTEIWLKKHGFKYHGLLMGKPRGGNYHWVDNHLVKATRYNGKFTDLVEKNVSIQVFDDGKH
- a CDS encoding (Fe-S)-binding protein — translated: MKYIPNVIFLLIMIGSIWFFAQNVKKLIRNIKLGKEIDRFDHPAERWKTMARVALGQGKMTVRPLAGILHIFVYVGFVLINIEVLEIIIDGVFGTHRILSFLGGFYNGMIGFFEILAFLVMVSCIIFFCRRNFVKVGRFWKPEMKGWAKDDANYILIMEVAFMLALFTMNGADQVLQKMGATHYIETGSFPISSWLTAPIISQFNDITFITIIERAAWWFHIIGIFFFLNYLYYSKHLHIILAFPNTWFSKLEPKGEFNNLQSVTDEVKMMMDPNADPYAVPAEPQGEPETFGAKDIFDLNRVQLLNAYTCTECGRCTSECPANTTGKKLSPRKIMMDTRDRLEEVSKNIDTNGSFVDDGKTLLNDYITPEELWACNTCNACTQACPVNIDPLSIIVDLRRYLVMEQSAAPNELNMMMTNIENNGAPWQFNTADRLNWAND